Genomic DNA from Catellatospora sp. TT07R-123:
AACGCCCCGGCGGCGAACGGCAGCACCGCACCGGGGCCGACCACGCGCAGGTCCAGCCCCGGAAAGCTCTCCCGGCCCCGGCGGACCGCCGCCGTCGACACGTCCACCCCGGTCAGCCCGGTGAACCCGAGCCCGGCCAGCTCGTTCATGGTCCGGCCGTAGCCGCAGCCGTAGTCCAGCACCCGCGCGTCGTGCGGCACCCCGTCCAGCCAGGACGGTCGCAGCGGGTGGCTGTACGTCTTCGTGGCGCCCGCGGTCTCCCAGTACGCCAGGTCGGTGTCGTCCATGCGCAGGCAGCGTAGCCGCGGCAGGTCAGCCCACGTTCACGGGCCGGAACTGGACGCTGACCCGGGGTCCGACGTGCCGGGCCGTCTTCGGGACGCAGTGCTCCCAGGTGCGCTGGCAGGAGCCGCCCATCACGACGAGGTCGCCGTGGCCGAGCGGGAACCGGATGCTGTCCCCGCCGCCGCGCGGGCGCAGCAGCAGCGGCCTGGGCTCGCCGAACGACACGATCGCCACCATGGTGTCGTGCGCGGCGCCGCGGCCGAGGGTGTCGCCGTGCCAGGCGACGCTGTCGCGGCCGTCGCGGTAGAGGCACATCCCCGCGGTCACGAACGGTTCGCCCAGCTCGGCGGCGTAGTGCGCGCTGAGCCGGTCGCGGGCCCGGGCCAGCAGCGCGTGCGGCAGCGGCTCGCCGCCGCCGTAC
This window encodes:
- a CDS encoding alpha-ketoglutarate-dependent dioxygenase AlkB, yielding MAPVAHQPSMFDLAEEASLGPLAPTRHELTRGAWVDHLPAWVAGSEAVLETLLDEVDWRSGRREMYDRDVDVPRLLRWYGGGEPLPHALLARARDRLSAHYAAELGEPFVTAGMCLYRDGRDSVAWHGDTLGRGAAHDTMVAIVSFGEPRPLLLRPRGGGDSIRFPLGHGDLVVMGGSCQRTWEHCVPKTARHVGPRVSVQFRPVNVG